Proteins encoded in a region of the Paenibacillus pedocola genome:
- a CDS encoding VanZ family protein: protein MEQSIMFTIQSTYILAPLFLLVLLFLVADALWKKRKRSVGQYFIIITFSIYLLCVIQLVFFPIEVNIGKYANQTPWYKTTNFIPILTIDIKTFILNIIMLMPFGVYLPLLHKKFESLKNVAYSGFFLSLSIELLQMIIRIICGNGRSTDINDLIANTVGAILGYIVINGLLKRSNGNHILNKLRLG, encoded by the coding sequence ATGGAACAATCTATCATGTTTACAATTCAATCAACCTATATTCTCGCACCCTTATTCTTATTAGTACTTCTGTTTCTGGTTGCAGATGCGCTGTGGAAAAAAAGGAAACGTAGTGTAGGCCAATATTTTATAATAATAACGTTTAGTATTTACCTATTGTGTGTCATTCAGTTAGTGTTCTTCCCCATTGAAGTGAATATTGGAAAATATGCTAATCAGACTCCTTGGTACAAAACGACTAATTTCATTCCAATATTAACGATCGACATAAAAACTTTTATATTAAACATCATTATGTTAATGCCTTTTGGGGTGTATCTGCCATTACTCCATAAAAAGTTTGAATCATTAAAAAACGTAGCCTATTCCGGTTTCTTTCTAAGTTTATCTATTGAGCTACTTCAGATGATCATCAGAATTATTTGTGGCAACGGCAGAAGTACAGATATCAATGATCTTATTGCCAATACCGTTGGAGCAATCTTGGGGTATATAGTAATAAACGGACTATTAAAGAGAAGCAATGGGAATCATATATTGAATAAGTTAAGATTAGGGTGA
- a CDS encoding response regulator transcription factor, whose product MSTEILIVDDDKEIAELIGVYLRNEGYQISIVQDGLEALQFMERHSVDLVILDVMMPKMNGLDVCREIRKEHEIPVLMLSAKTEDMDKIVGLMTGADDYMIKPFNPLELTARVKALLRRANYQPTVKDPDSIYIHSLKIDKQSHTVHAQGQEIRLTAIEFDILYLLAKNRGRVFGSEEIFEKVWNEIGTGSNKTVMVHISNLRDKISAATGEAVIQTVWGVGYKIEK is encoded by the coding sequence ATGAGTACAGAGATACTTATTGTAGATGATGATAAAGAGATTGCCGAGTTAATTGGAGTGTATCTGCGCAATGAAGGCTATCAAATCTCTATAGTTCAGGATGGACTTGAAGCCCTTCAATTTATGGAGCGTCACTCTGTTGACCTCGTGATATTAGATGTTATGATGCCCAAGATGAATGGACTGGATGTCTGCAGAGAAATTCGAAAAGAGCATGAAATTCCAGTCCTGATGTTAAGTGCAAAAACGGAGGATATGGATAAAATCGTTGGTCTAATGACTGGTGCTGATGATTATATGATCAAGCCCTTTAATCCCTTGGAATTAACAGCCAGAGTAAAGGCATTGTTACGCAGAGCTAATTATCAGCCAACGGTTAAAGATCCGGATAGTATCTATATCCACTCCCTAAAAATTGATAAACAAAGCCATACGGTTCATGCTCAGGGGCAAGAAATAAGGTTGACAGCGATTGAATTTGATATTTTATATTTACTGGCCAAAAACCGCGGAAGAGTGTTCGGATCAGAGGAGATTTTTGAAAAGGTGTGGAATGAAATCGGTACTGGATCTAATAAGACCGTTATGGTTCATATTAGCAACCTAAGAGATAAAATTTCTGCAGCAACAGGAGAAGCGGTTATTCAAACGGTTTGGGGAGTTGGCTATAAAATTGAAAAATAA